The DNA segment GGTTTGACGGCCGCCCAGTCGGCCAATCCCACCAGGTTGCCGGTATGGTTGCCGAGAAATTCGGAACTGATATGCGCCATGAGCGGATGAGCGCTTTCCCATGAAAGCAGTTTCCTGGCCTGCAGCAGGATGGCGCCTTCCATCTCGGCCCTGCTCATTTTCGGCAGGATCGTGAAGCAGCTTTTAACGGCATCGCTGGCCGTGAAGACCACCTGGTAACCGGCCAGATTTTTATGAATGAGAAGGCGGCGGACAATATCAAGCGGGGCGAGAGTTTTGCCTTTTACCCGCGCCTCAAAAAGGTAATTTTCAATGAAGATGTTTTCAACCTGAAAAGCGGAATCGCGCTTGCTCAGCAAGACCAGCTTGGCGCCGCTGGCGCCGCATTCCATGCCCGCCCTGCGGCCGGAAGTGAGTTTGAGGTTAATCATGGCGCTGAATCAACCGCGACGGGCATGAAAAACATGAAGACACAGAAAAATTACTCCCGTCTGATGAGTGATTCTGAAATGACACGAGGGGGCAAAATCTCCCCCCCCCCGCGTCAAAACCAACTGTTTGCCAACGGCATATTTATTCGTTGGTCATGCCGGATACCAACCACACGCCGCTGGATTGGGCATAACTGACGGTGGTGGTATAGTATTGCCAGGCGTTGCTTTTCTGCACATGCCCCCAAATATTGCTTTCGGACGGCCAATAACCGGAGTTGGTAGCCGTTCCTACCGTATATTCAATTTGAGTGCCGCTTATGATATTGCTGGCAAACAACAAATGCGTGACAGTGCGCAACGCCGCGAGTTGTGCGCGGTCGGCCGAACGTTTGGCCTTGTCCGTGACATCAATATATTTCGGGATGGCGACGGCCATCAATATGCCGAGGATCACAATCACGACCACCAGCTCAATTAATGTAAAACCGCCGGTTAATTTGTTTTTCATTGTTCATTTCCCTTCTTTTTTATCGCGCTGCAAGCGCGAGCGTTTGTTGGCGAGCCACGGTTTATTACACCCTGCCACGCGTTTTGCATGGCCTGCCGCTTGCCTGTCCGAATCCGGCCAGGTTTTTTTTCGCAGCGGCCTCATCATGATCCTGATATGGCCCGTAAGCCTGGTTTGAATCATGCCGGCCTGGGCAATCCTGCCATAGCTTTTCCGCCCGGAATGTCATGTCTTTGGCGGGAGCAACGGCGGATTAACCGTGTGTTGCTGACTCCGGTTTCCCGGTTGACTTTCGGTCACCTCCTTATTTATGCCTGCCGCAACGTTGTTTAAAGCCGCAGCCGGCAGGCGTATCTATTAAGCCATTTGCAGGAAACTTTTTTTGCTAAAAAATTGACTGCTATTTGCTTAAAATTGGATTCAAAATAGCTTATTTGGCCTCCAGTTGTCAAGGGAAAAACGTTGAACAGACGGGGG comes from the Kiritimatiellia bacterium genome and includes:
- a CDS encoding prepilin-type N-terminal cleavage/methylation domain-containing protein — protein: MKNKLTGGFTLIELVVVIVILGILMAVAIPKYIDVTDKAKRSADRAQLAALRTVTHLLFASNIISGTQIEYTVGTATNSGYWPSESNIWGHVQKSNAWQYYTTTVSYAQSSGVWLVSGMTNE